A window from Microcoleus sp. AS-A8 encodes these proteins:
- a CDS encoding hybrid sensor histidine kinase/response regulator, with the protein MTNDPSIREQSYRYFLQEAPELLQVLEQDLLTLREDYSINKVHNLMRTTHTLKGAAASVGLETIKTVAHSLEDIFKALFNPDLSIDPDIEALLFEGYECLRLPLNAELTGGNINHAEILDRTAAIFAQLQEKLGDCFAAESHIPSSVELGFDVTQSIFEVGVNQRLEEIAAVIASAEPAAIATLLRTQSEVFQGLAESLNLPGFGAIAQAATRALDEHPDQVILIAQTALADFQTGQEAVLNGDRTQGGQPSALLQQLSGLQPSTQTEIEALEAPGEELTLTSDWTESVSDLVDYPGVEVEVYSETSLASNLEPPDFSEFESFSLFDTVPEVPLEVEESDTFQTPTWTSQPEVHSHSSAYDSELNLDESPQEESANLLLESIWGETGETDTEREQEIHPEADEVTASSPHRLPSPSTSATPPHSISRTVRVNVEHLEHLNYAIGELLTNQNRQTLENEQLKASVRTLLARLQQHQQQLNELQDWSDRQFVDVEQRQMGKRVQRERWTVAGGAVGVANATPGRPAWTSERPAPLALSNSDDRFDSLELDRYSEAQLLVQSILEDAVQLGEATEAIDLFTKQSQQTLEKQRRLLSGTRDALMEARMLPLTEIFGRFPRVLRQLEVSHNKRVELELQGTEVLVDKLVAQKLYDPLLHLVRNAFDHGIESPNLRQKRGKPQKGQIAISASHRGRHLVIEVRDDGQGLDFDKIRQRAVELLFSPERVSALNEAQLTDLLFEPGFSTASQVNDLSGRGVGLDVVRAQLDSLQGSVGVESEAGKGTTFTLQIPLNLTIAKLLICQSGDHIYSLFTDAIVSIVIPQANQLRAWEGGKVLRWNQGVDGFSKAAVSELQGASGNAPTSERLIPIHSLAKVLDYFSSPSPLAFQPKPSFVSQEQTRPVILLRCVKQGYPVGEDTLMALEVDQLIGEQELVIRPLGGMMVPPSYVYGGSVLADGRLTLVLDAAALSQYVLDQQIGSSTEEHFATSTAHLLSGSPQQRLLPPQNRAALPAPPAEVRAKQNNMVLLVDDSITLRQTLTLTLQKAGYQVLQAKDGYEALEQLRAHTGVELVICDIEMPRMNGFEFLKHRQQDSALGTIPVIILTSRSGEKHRLIATELGATSYITKPFLEHQLLGTVNNVMETKS; encoded by the coding sequence ATGACTAATGACCCAAGCATTCGCGAACAAAGCTACCGATACTTTCTTCAAGAAGCACCAGAACTCTTGCAAGTTTTAGAACAAGACTTGCTCACTCTCCGAGAAGACTACAGCATCAATAAGGTTCATAACCTGATGCGAACCACCCACACGCTGAAAGGGGCGGCGGCTAGTGTTGGGTTAGAAACCATCAAAACGGTTGCCCACTCGTTGGAGGATATTTTTAAAGCCCTCTTCAACCCCGATTTGTCGATTGATCCAGATATTGAAGCCTTACTGTTTGAAGGTTATGAGTGCCTCCGCCTTCCCCTTAATGCTGAACTGACGGGCGGGAATATCAATCACGCGGAGATTCTTGATCGCACCGCTGCTATTTTTGCCCAACTGCAAGAGAAGTTAGGCGACTGTTTTGCTGCGGAATCCCACATTCCTAGTTCCGTAGAATTGGGCTTTGATGTCACCCAGTCCATTTTTGAAGTGGGGGTGAATCAACGCCTAGAGGAGATTGCCGCTGTCATTGCTAGTGCTGAGCCAGCCGCTATCGCCACCCTGTTGCGAACACAAAGCGAAGTGTTCCAAGGGCTGGCTGAATCCCTCAATTTACCGGGATTTGGCGCGATTGCCCAAGCGGCGACTAGGGCTTTAGATGAGCATCCCGATCAAGTGATACTGATCGCTCAAACGGCGTTGGCAGATTTCCAAACCGGACAAGAAGCAGTGCTCAATGGCGATCGCACCCAAGGTGGTCAACCCTCTGCACTCCTGCAACAACTAAGTGGACTCCAACCCTCTACGCAGACAGAAATTGAAGCGTTAGAAGCACCGGGTGAAGAGTTAACGCTCACGAGTGATTGGACTGAGTCAGTATCGGACTTGGTTGATTACCCCGGTGTAGAAGTAGAGGTATATAGTGAGACATCTCTAGCGAGTAACCTAGAACCCCCAGATTTCTCGGAATTTGAGAGTTTTAGCCTCTTCGACACTGTACCCGAAGTGCCGTTGGAGGTAGAGGAGAGCGATACTTTCCAGACTCCAACATGGACTTCTCAACCCGAAGTGCATTCCCACAGCAGTGCGTATGATTCAGAGTTGAACTTGGATGAATCTCCACAGGAAGAATCCGCCAACTTGCTTTTAGAATCCATCTGGGGGGAGACAGGGGAAACAGACACCGAGCGAGAGCAGGAAATACACCCAGAAGCAGATGAGGTCACCGCCTCATCCCCTCATCGTCTCCCCTCACCCTCGACCTCTGCCACACCACCCCATTCCATATCTCGCACAGTACGGGTCAATGTCGAGCATTTAGAACACCTCAATTATGCGATCGGGGAATTACTGACCAACCAAAATCGCCAAACCCTCGAAAACGAGCAACTGAAAGCTTCCGTTCGCACTCTCCTCGCTCGTCTACAGCAACATCAGCAACAGCTCAATGAGTTACAGGATTGGTCTGACCGTCAGTTTGTTGATGTAGAACAACGGCAGATGGGGAAACGGGTACAGCGTGAGCGATGGACTGTTGCAGGGGGAGCTGTTGGTGTCGCTAACGCCACGCCTGGAAGACCGGCTTGGACGAGCGAACGCCCCGCGCCCCTCGCCCTATCCAACTCAGATGACCGTTTCGATTCCCTGGAATTAGACCGCTATAGCGAAGCCCAACTCCTGGTGCAATCGATTCTGGAAGATGCTGTGCAATTAGGAGAAGCCACCGAGGCGATTGACTTATTCACGAAGCAGTCTCAGCAGACTCTGGAAAAACAACGTCGGCTGTTATCCGGTACTCGTGATGCCTTGATGGAAGCGCGGATGTTGCCCTTGACAGAAATCTTTGGTCGCTTTCCGCGTGTGCTACGGCAATTGGAAGTCTCCCACAACAAGCGAGTTGAACTAGAACTTCAGGGGACGGAAGTCTTGGTGGATAAACTCGTGGCTCAGAAGCTTTATGATCCCTTGCTGCATTTGGTGCGGAATGCTTTTGATCACGGCATTGAATCCCCCAACCTGCGGCAAAAACGCGGCAAGCCCCAAAAAGGTCAGATTGCCATCAGTGCTTCCCATCGAGGCAGGCATTTGGTGATTGAAGTCCGGGATGATGGTCAAGGGTTGGATTTTGATAAGATTCGTCAACGAGCCGTAGAACTACTTTTCTCTCCGGAACGGGTGAGTGCGCTGAATGAGGCTCAGCTAACCGATTTACTCTTTGAGCCTGGATTTTCTACGGCTTCTCAGGTCAACGACCTTTCCGGCAGAGGCGTGGGTTTAGATGTCGTGCGTGCCCAGTTGGATTCCCTCCAGGGTTCAGTTGGGGTTGAATCGGAGGCGGGCAAGGGTACCACCTTTACCCTGCAAATTCCCTTGAACCTGACCATTGCCAAGTTGCTCATCTGTCAATCTGGCGACCACATCTATTCCTTGTTCACGGATGCGATCGTTTCTATTGTGATTCCTCAAGCCAATCAGCTTCGAGCTTGGGAAGGGGGCAAAGTCCTGCGCTGGAATCAAGGGGTTGATGGGTTTAGTAAAGCCGCTGTTTCCGAGTTACAAGGAGCTTCTGGCAACGCACCAACGTCTGAGCGACTGATTCCAATACACTCATTGGCGAAAGTTCTGGATTATTTCTCGTCTCCATCCCCCTTGGCTTTTCAGCCAAAACCTTCCTTTGTCTCTCAAGAACAAACACGACCGGTGATTCTCCTGCGCTGCGTGAAGCAAGGCTATCCCGTCGGGGAAGATACGCTGATGGCATTGGAAGTAGACCAATTAATTGGGGAACAAGAATTAGTGATCCGTCCGTTGGGAGGCATGATGGTGCCACCGAGTTATGTCTATGGCGGCAGTGTTCTCGCGGATGGTCGGCTAACGCTGGTACTGGATGCTGCGGCATTGAGCCAGTATGTATTAGATCAGCAAATCGGTAGCAGTACGGAAGAACATTTTGCAACTTCGACCGCTCATCTGTTGTCCGGCAGTCCCCAACAACGGCTCTTACCCCCCCAGAATCGTGCAGCTTTACCAGCACCCCCTGCGGAAGTTAGGGCAAAACAAAACAATATGGTTCTCCTCGTAGATGACTCCATTACCCTACGCCAAACGTTGACCCTGACCCTACAAAAGGCTGGCTATCAGGTGCTGCAAGCCAAGGATGGTTACGAAGCGCTCGAACAACTTCGCGCTCACACAGGTGTTGAGTTGGTGATTTGCGATATCGAGATGCCTCGTATGAATGGGTTTGAGTTTCTCAAACACCGTCAGCAAGACTCGGCTTTGGGCACAATTCCTGTCATAATTTTGACTTCTCGCAGTGGTGAAAAGCACCGTTTAATTGCTACGGAATTGGGAGCAACATCCTATATTACTAAGCCTTTTCTGGAACATCAGTTGTTAGGAACGGTGAATAATGTCATGGAAACAAAAAGCTGA
- a CDS encoding chemotaxis protein CheW, protein MQNDPTVDKFIVFRIADCLLALPMNNVLKVINSPSVNSGGLKAMGLVQLGRHTIRVLDLYHELSPKQPLPSPGNQPFLVITRSPQGELFGISVDEPPNLMELPRESLRSVPQSERQSGVSKLISHAAVISQKQATTTIFLLDLKRAGE, encoded by the coding sequence ATGCAAAACGACCCAACAGTAGACAAGTTTATTGTTTTTAGAATTGCGGATTGTCTCCTAGCCCTGCCGATGAACAATGTGCTGAAGGTTATCAACTCTCCTTCTGTTAATAGTGGCGGGCTCAAAGCGATGGGCTTAGTTCAACTAGGTCGCCATACCATTAGGGTTTTGGATTTATATCACGAATTAAGCCCAAAGCAGCCATTGCCGTCACCTGGAAACCAACCTTTTTTAGTGATTACTCGTAGTCCTCAGGGAGAATTGTTTGGAATCTCGGTCGATGAACCCCCGAATTTGATGGAATTACCCAGAGAAAGCCTGCGAAGTGTTCCTCAGTCCGAGCGTCAGTCGGGTGTGAGCAAGCTGATTAGCCATGCCGCTGTTATATCCCAAAAACAAGCTACAACAACAATTTTTCTGCTGGATTTGAAGCGAGCTGGAGAATAG
- a CDS encoding methyl-accepting chemotaxis protein, producing MADIQGETNEVVSAMEEGTEQVVMGTQLVEETRQSLNKITAASAEITHLVEAIAQATIMQAQASKSVTQSMANVAAIAEKISQEASVVSSSFEQLQS from the coding sequence GTGGCAGACATTCAAGGAGAAACCAATGAGGTGGTTTCCGCCATGGAAGAAGGTACTGAGCAGGTGGTCATGGGCACCCAACTGGTTGAAGAAACCCGCCAAAGCCTGAACAAAATTACAGCCGCCAGTGCTGAAATCACTCATTTAGTAGAAGCGATCGCTCAGGCTACCATTATGCAAGCCCAAGCCTCCAAGTCAGTCACCCAAAGCATGGCCAACGTAGCCGCAATTGCCGAAAAAATCTCTCAGGAAGCCAGCGTTGTATCGTCTTCCTTCGAGCAACTGCAATCCTGA